In the Gasterosteus aculeatus chromosome X, fGasAcu3.hap1.1, whole genome shotgun sequence genome, one interval contains:
- the fanci gene encoding Fanconi anemia group I protein isoform X2, giving the protein MDKILALSDGDSTELEKYLSTLTDGQLTTVINNGALKSKKVGAMIKGIFKGSAPGSPEGSNRRLLVYQHCIPLCESGDLQTEVAADIIGLLMLETHTLPGTSLAKLATLYVEAIKAGKMGSGKSLELFPTVLTALSACEALSYGKGELSGGEYKKQLINSLCSSRWDPQCVIHLTTMFRDVPLSSEELQFVVEKVLRMFTKLDLQEIPPLVYQLLLLSAKGCKKQVLDGIICYFKEQDVCQEEEQKLGESLDLEVQSIPLDQLRHVEGTAILHIVFAIRLDHELGREFLKSFKTSYGDLCPFSVALLLSVARVQRYGEQVFDLLKGAIIKSFKDEQLQQGSKFLQDLLPGHCSVAQMILDTVKNSVFGWDHVTQGLVQLGFFLMDAFGPKPGPFGKTTEGSANIARTPNQQACKLGGQVLLQGFKVHEPIRGEILDQVLNRLVSKTASPVNNYLDLFSDIVVSAPMILLESSSKVTETFDHLSYLPLTTVQGLLKAIQPLLKVSMSLKDALILVLRKAMFSSQLDGRKSAVTGFLLLLKNFKVLGSLASSQCSQAVSSSQIQVDVHARYNSAANEAFCLEILSSLRRCLGQQADVRLMLYEGFYDVLRRNSQLGSSVMQTLLSQLRRYYEPEQDLLPPVKLEPCITAIGDQVYLQEPLAHLLSCTVHCLLWLQNSQSANTNADDGEEEEEGEGYQCEIQAVLESMTRRMIKCELEDFELDKSAEFSTANSVGVKNNIYAVLVMGVYEVLMEHNFIKANYSKSRFEDLMELFNRYHKLAEILKEKSGKARVLSNKIPRSLLSLGFVSTLLTGLFRDSTQSREEALSVLRSSGEFVRYAVNVAVQKIQQLEETGHTDGPDGQNADRTFRFLCDTTSVLLWRYTNIPSGVEDAGKKEKRSSLSLVCLEGLLRIFTACQQRYPDRMAQLLSSMEMSEDAAEPDEGNVTEMNFFYIRQFQRALFTQLSRGEEEFNSKEAQLLVSILCVLSRQLKPSSQQFVQMITWTVKICKETSFEDSAFSKGLLTLLFNLHVLYKSPVSLLLELCQDIHSQLGDIDENVEVEKQSHFAIINMKTATAGVLLVLSQVDRVLDEVDWLIARKKSRTSSDKSAAGEATQTAGQQDPTEKAVTLQLGTLLTALNELVQTALLPGTCTITLLRELSRTYTTLTTLVKYYIQACASQHGALPARFEKLVKLSGSHLTPQCYSFITYAQNGEFGGGGADDKKKKKRNEVNAAPSAKLLRETKAIPNVIFSIEQYEKYLITLSKKSKVNLMQYMKLSTSRDFRINSATLDAALQEQDTSQEANVSQEAEETQEPRQKKRKQ; this is encoded by the exons ACTCACACGCTGCCAGGAACGTCTCTTGCAAAACTGGCGACTCTTTATGTTGAAGCCATTAAGGCGGGGAAAATGGGCAGTGGGAAATCCCTGGAGCTATTTCCTACTGTGCTCACCGCCCTTTCGGCATGTGAAGCCTTGTCTTATGGCAAAG GCGAACTCAGTGGCGGAGAATACAAGAAGCAGCTGATCAACAGCCTCTGCTCAAGCAG aTGGGACCCGCAATGTGTGATCCACCTGACGACCATGTTCAG GGATGTGCCCTTGTCATCAGAGGAgctgcagtttgtggtggagaaaGTACTGCGGATGTTCACCAAGCTGGATCTGCAGGAGATCCCACCACTGGTTTATCAACTGCTGCTTTTATCTGCAAAg GGTTGTAAGAaacaggtcctggatggaatcATCTGTTATTTTAAGGAACAAGATGTctgccaggaggaggagcagaaactTGGAGA GAGCCTGGACCTGGAGGTTCAGTCCATTCCACTGGACCAGTTGAGGCATGTGGAGGGCACTGCTATCCTCCACATAGTCTTTGCTATACGACTCGACCATGAACTCGGCAGAGAATTCCTTAAAAGCTTTAAG ACATCATACGGGGATCTATGCCCTTTCAGCGTTGCCCTGTTGCTCTCAGTGGCACGCGTCCAGCGTTATGGAGAGCAG GTGTTTGACCTTTTGAAAGGGGCGATCATCAAGAGCTTCAAGGATGAGCAACTGCAGCAGGGGTCAAAGTTCCTGCAGGACCTCCTGCCTGGTCACTGCAGTGTGGCTCAGATGATACTTGACACAGTCAAGAACAG TGTGTTTGGTTGGGATCATGTGACCCAAGGTCTGGTTCAGCTGGGCTTCTTCCTTATGGATGCATTTGGACCCAAACCTGGACCGTTTGGCAAGACCACTGAAGGGTCTGCTAACATAGCCCGGACCCCTAATCAGCAGGCATGCAAGCTGGGAGGACAAGTGCTTCTGCAGGGCTTTAag GTGCACGAGCCCATCAGAGGCGAGATACTGGACCAGGTCCTGAATCGATTGGTCTCAAAGACGGCCTCGCCTGTCAATAATTACTTAG ATCTTTTTTCTGACATTGTGGTTTCTGCTCCCATGATCCTCCTGGAGTCATCTTCTAAGGTGACCGAGACATTTGACCACCTATCATACCTGCCTTTGACCACTGTTCAGGGTCTACTAAAAGCCATCCAG CCTTTGCTCAAGGTCAGCATGTCTTTGAAAGATGCTTTGATTCTAGTTCTCCGCAAGGCCATGTTTTCCAG CCAACTGGATGGCAGGAAGTCTGCAGTGACCGGCTTCTTGTTGCTGCTAAAGAACTTCAAAGTGTTGGGCAGCTTGGCCTCGAGCCAGTGTAGCCAGGCCGTCTCCTCTAGTCAG ATCCAAGTGGACGTCCACGCTCGCTACAACTCGGCTGCCAACGAGGCGTTCTGTCTGGAGATCCTCAGCAGCCTGCGCCGCTGCCTCGGCCAGCAGGCCGACGTTCGCCTCATGCTCTACGAG GGTTTCTACGACGTCCTCCGTCGCAACTCTCAGCTCGGGAGCTCCGTCATGCAGACCCTCCTCTCGCAG CTGAGGCGGTACTACGAGCCCGAACAAGACCTCCTGCCCCCGGTGAAACTGGAGCCGTGCATCACGGCAATCGGAGACCAGGTCTACCTGCAGGAGCCGCTG GCCCACCTGTTGAGCTGCACTGTGCATTGCCTACTGTGGCTGCAGAACAGCCAATCGGCCAACACCAACGCTGAcgacggggaggaggaagaggaaggggagggataCCAGTGTGAAATACAGGCAGTCCTAGAGAGCATGACGAGACGCATGATCAAGTGTGAACTAGAGGACTTTGAGCTG GACAAGTCGGCCGAGTTCTCCACGGCAAACAGTGTTGGGGTTAAAAACAATATCTATGCGGTGCTGGTGATGGGAGTGTACGAGGTCCTCATGGAGCACAACTTCATCAAAGCCAACTACAG CAAGAGCCGCTTTGAGGACCTCATGGAGCTGTTCAACCGCTACCACAAACTGGCCGAGATCCTGAAGGAGAAATCTGGGAAGGCTCGAGTGCTCTCAAACAAGATTCCTCGCAGTTTACTCTCTTTGGGCTTCGTATCAACTCTCCTCACTGGGCTATTCCG ggacagtactcagagcagagaggaggcccTCTCGGTGCTCCGCTCAAGTGGAGAGTTTGTGCGTTACGCCGTGAATGTGGCCGTACAGAAgatccagcagctggaggagacggGACACACGGACGGGCCAGATGGACAGAACGCAGACAGAACTTTCCGCTTCCTCTGTGACACAACGAG CGTGCTGCTGTGGCGTTACACCAACATCCCCAGCGGTGTGGAGGACGcagggaagaaggagaagcgCTCCAGCTTGTCCCTGGTGTGTCTGGAAGGTCTGCTCAGGATCTTCACTGCTTGTCAGCAGCGCTACCCGGACAGGATGGCCCAGCTTCTCTCCTCCATGG AAATGTCTGAGGACGCCGCCGAGCCGGACGAAGGCAACGTTACAGAGATGAACTTCTTTTACATCAGACAGTTTCAG AGGGCGCTCTTCACACAGTTAAGCCGAGGGGAGGAAGAATTTAACAGCAAAGAGGCTCAGCTGCTGGTCAGCATCTTGTGTGTGCTTTCACGCCAGCTGAAGCCCTCCTCCCAGCAG TTTGTACAGATGATCACTTGGACCGTGAAGATCTGCAAGGAGACCAGTTTTG AGGATTCGGCTTTCTCCAAGGGGCTGCTCACCCTGCTCTTCaacctgcatgtcctctacAAGAGTCCTGTAAGCCTGCTGCTGGAATTGTGCCAAGACATCCACAGCCAACTTGGAGATATTGATGAG AATGTTGAGGTGGAAAAACAGTCTCACTTTGCCATCATCAACATGAAGACTGCAACGGCGGGAGTG CTGCTGGTCCTGTCTCAGGTGGACAGAGTGCTGGATGAAGTGGACTGGCTGATTGCCAGAAAGAAAAGCCGGACGTCCTCTGACAAATCTGCTGCTG GCGAGGCCACCCAGACCGCAGGCCAGCAGGACCCAACAGAGAAAGCCGTGACGCTGCAGCTCGGGACCCTTTTGACTGCTTTAAATGAGCTGGTCCAGACGGCCCTGCTGCCCGGGACCTGCACAATCACCCTGCTGCGGGAACTGAGTCGCACATACACCACCCTCACCACCCTGGTCAAATAC TACATCCAGGCGTGTGCCAGCCAGCACGGTGCACTGCCGGCGCGGTTTGAGAAGCTG gtCAAACTGTCGGGCTCCCACCTCACCCCACAGTGCTACTCCTTCATCACGTATGCACAG AACGGAGAATTCGGTGGTGGGGGAGCAgatgacaagaagaaaaagaaaagaaatgaagtgAACGCTGCTCCCTCT GCAAAGCTTCTCCGTGAGACAAAGGCCATCCCGAACGTGATCTTCAGTATTGAGCAGTATGAAaaatacctcatcacactctcAAAGAAATCAAAG GTAAACCTGATGCAGTACATGAAGCTGAGCACCTCGAGGGATTTCCGCATCAACTCTGCCACTCTGGACGCAGCGCTACAAGAGCAGGACACCAGTCAGGAG GCCAACGTGTCACAGGAGGCCGAGGAGACACAAGAACCCcgtcagaagaagagaaagcagTGA